A section of the Virgibacillus sp. NKC19-3 genome encodes:
- a CDS encoding NADP-dependent oxidoreductase: MKQEQLILQERPNGLPNENTFQFKTIEVAEPAENEVLLKTLYVSVDPYMRGRMSDAPSYVAPFEVGSPLAGGIVSQVVKSNSEQLMEGDLVTGNLEFQQYNVVTTDQIRKVSTKALSPSSALSVLGMPALTAYFGMMHIGEPKAGETVVVSGAAGAVGQIAGQLAKRAGARVVGIVGSEKKATYITETLGYDAAVEYKKGDVRGQLKETCPDGIDVYYENVGGDISDAVWPLLNVFARVPVCGAISAYNLKEGEKDIGLRVQQFLIKSRVKMQGLLVGDFAAYNDEAYQVLEEAVSNDELTFEETIHEGFHAIPDAFLGLFSGENIGKQLVKVADED; the protein is encoded by the coding sequence ATGAAACAAGAACAATTAATCCTACAAGAGCGTCCAAATGGATTGCCAAATGAAAATACATTTCAATTTAAAACGATCGAGGTTGCTGAGCCGGCAGAAAACGAGGTTTTACTGAAAACCCTATATGTTTCTGTCGATCCGTATATGCGAGGGAGAATGTCTGATGCACCGTCATATGTAGCTCCGTTTGAAGTTGGATCCCCTTTAGCAGGTGGGATAGTCAGTCAGGTGGTCAAATCCAATAGTGAACAATTGATGGAAGGAGACTTGGTGACGGGAAATCTTGAATTTCAACAATATAATGTTGTAACAACAGATCAGATTCGAAAGGTCAGCACGAAAGCTTTAAGTCCCAGCAGTGCACTTAGTGTATTAGGTATGCCTGCATTGACTGCTTATTTTGGAATGATGCATATTGGAGAACCTAAAGCGGGGGAGACCGTCGTTGTGTCCGGTGCTGCAGGAGCAGTAGGACAAATCGCTGGACAATTGGCAAAAAGGGCTGGAGCTCGTGTCGTCGGAATTGTTGGATCAGAGAAAAAAGCAACATACATCACAGAAACACTTGGATATGACGCAGCCGTGGAATATAAAAAAGGGGATGTCCGTGGGCAGTTAAAAGAGACCTGTCCGGATGGGATAGATGTCTATTATGAAAATGTTGGAGGTGACATCTCAGATGCAGTCTGGCCTTTATTAAATGTCTTCGCTCGTGTACCTGTATGTGGCGCGATCTCTGCTTACAATCTGAAAGAGGGAGAGAAAGATATAGGTTTGCGTGTTCAACAGTTTCTTATTAAATCACGTGTTAAAATGCAAGGGTTACTTGTCGGGGATTTTGCAGCATACAATGATGAAGCCTATCAAGTACTGGAAGAAGCAGTTTCTAATGATGAGCTGACATTTGAAGAGACCATTCATGAAGGATTTCACGCTATTCCGGATGCATTTCTAGGACTGTTTTCCGGAGAAAATATCGGTAAGCAGCTTGTAAAGGTTGCTGATGAGGATTAA
- the rlmD gene encoding 23S rRNA (uracil(1939)-C(5))-methyltransferase RlmD, which yields MAKQTAPVKKNETITLRFEDLTHEGNGVGKIEGYPLFVPYGLPGEEATVKVVKVNKNFGFGKLLKVTKLSPHRIEPTCHVHCGGCQLQHMSYELQLQMKQDHVHNVMKKIAHFEQVPIQPIIGMEEPSHYRNKVQIPVGEQNGELITGFYQKRSHRILQNQDTCYMQDEAMNEILPFTRQLMNKYGIQAYDETSHRGQLRHIMVRTGHHTKDVMIVFVTKTASFPEKDRITEELTNQFPQVKSIVQNINDQRTNVVLGKKTKVLWGDHYIYDKIGDLTFAISPKSFFQVNPVQTKVLYDKALEYANMDKDDVVVDAYCGIGTISLFLAQKAKKVYGIEMVPEAIKDANMNAALNGRNNVEFAVGQAEKVMPKWKEQGLDPDLIVVDPPRKGCDIDFLEAMMAMKPKRIVYVSCNPSTLARDLRILEDGGYETKQVQPIDMFPNTSHVECVVSIERKMM from the coding sequence ATGGCAAAACAAACAGCTCCAGTAAAAAAGAATGAAACAATCACCCTTCGTTTTGAAGATCTGACGCATGAAGGAAATGGTGTAGGTAAAATCGAAGGCTATCCACTATTTGTCCCATACGGATTACCTGGGGAAGAAGCAACCGTGAAAGTAGTTAAAGTGAATAAAAATTTCGGATTTGGGAAATTGCTTAAGGTTACAAAATTAAGCCCACATCGGATCGAACCAACCTGTCATGTTCATTGTGGCGGATGCCAACTACAGCATATGAGTTACGAGCTTCAGCTGCAAATGAAACAAGATCACGTCCATAATGTGATGAAAAAGATTGCTCATTTCGAACAAGTTCCGATCCAACCTATAATAGGGATGGAGGAACCATCTCATTATCGTAATAAGGTACAGATTCCTGTAGGCGAACAAAATGGAGAGCTTATCACCGGCTTTTATCAAAAGAGAAGTCATCGAATTCTGCAAAATCAAGATACATGCTATATGCAAGATGAGGCAATGAATGAAATACTACCATTTACACGCCAACTAATGAATAAATATGGCATTCAGGCGTATGATGAAACGTCTCACCGTGGGCAATTACGCCATATTATGGTACGTACTGGGCATCATACGAAGGATGTAATGATCGTTTTTGTGACGAAAACAGCAAGTTTCCCGGAGAAAGATAGAATCACAGAGGAGTTAACCAATCAATTTCCACAAGTGAAATCGATTGTTCAAAATATAAATGATCAACGAACCAATGTCGTGCTAGGTAAGAAAACGAAAGTCCTTTGGGGAGATCATTATATTTACGATAAGATTGGAGATCTTACCTTTGCCATTTCTCCTAAATCTTTCTTCCAGGTCAATCCAGTACAAACAAAGGTATTGTATGACAAAGCACTGGAATATGCCAATATGGATAAGGATGATGTTGTTGTCGATGCGTACTGTGGTATTGGGACTATTTCGTTATTCTTAGCGCAAAAGGCGAAGAAAGTATATGGGATTGAAATGGTTCCAGAGGCAATTAAGGATGCGAACATGAATGCAGCATTAAATGGAAGAAACAATGTGGAATTTGCTGTTGGCCAAGCAGAGAAAGTCATGCCGAAGTGGAAAGAGCAAGGCTTAGACCCTGACCTTATTGTCGTAGACCCACCACGAAAAGGCTGCGATATTGATTTTCTGGAGGCAATGATGGCGATGAAGCCAAAGCGAATTGTTTATGTATCCTGCAATCCGTCGACGTTAGCACGTGACCTTCGTATCCTTGAAGATGGAGGATATGAAACGAAACAAGTGCAGCCAATAGATATGTTTCCGAATACCAGTCATGTAGAGTGTGTCGTTTCAATAGAACGGAAAATGATGTAG
- the gatB gene encoding Asp-tRNA(Asn)/Glu-tRNA(Gln) amidotransferase subunit GatB: MNFETVIGLEVHVELKTKSKIFSPSPNNFGAEPNTNVNPIDLGYPGTLPVVNEEAINFAMKAAMALNCEIAEYTKFDRKNYYYPDNPKAYQISQFDKPIGENGWIEVEVHGKKKRLGITRLHLEEDAGKLTHGEDGYSFIDFNRQGTPLIEIVSEPDMSTPEEAYAYLEKLKNIIQYTGVSDVKMEEGSLRCDANISLRPIGQETFGEKVELKNLNSFAFVQKGLEFEEKRQEKALLSGGEILQETRRYDEKTKETILMRVKEGSDDYRYFPEPDLLPLFIDEEWKERIRGEIPELPDARKERYMEELGLSEYDAAVLTNSKQMADFFEEAVQHGAAIKQASNWLMGEVSAYMNKHQKELNDLQVTPQSLADMIQLIEDGTLSSKMAKKVFAELVENGGDPETIVKEKGLVQISDEGQLKEIISGVLDENEQSISDYKDGKGKALGFLVGQVMKASKGQANPPMVNKILVEEIDKR, encoded by the coding sequence ATGAATTTTGAAACAGTTATTGGACTTGAAGTTCATGTGGAATTAAAAACAAAATCGAAAATATTTAGTCCCAGTCCAAATAATTTCGGTGCTGAACCGAATACAAATGTGAATCCAATTGATTTAGGTTATCCGGGCACACTTCCTGTGGTAAACGAAGAAGCGATTAATTTCGCTATGAAAGCTGCGATGGCATTAAACTGCGAAATCGCGGAATATACGAAATTTGACCGGAAAAACTATTATTATCCGGATAATCCAAAGGCCTATCAGATTTCTCAATTTGATAAACCAATAGGAGAAAACGGTTGGATCGAAGTCGAAGTTCATGGGAAGAAAAAGCGTCTCGGGATTACACGCCTGCACCTTGAAGAAGATGCAGGTAAATTGACCCACGGGGAAGACGGCTATTCCTTCATCGATTTTAACCGGCAAGGCACGCCATTAATTGAAATTGTATCGGAGCCGGATATGAGCACACCGGAAGAAGCGTATGCATATTTGGAGAAGCTGAAAAATATCATACAGTATACAGGTGTGTCCGACGTGAAAATGGAAGAAGGGTCCTTGCGATGTGATGCTAATATTTCACTAAGACCAATTGGTCAGGAAACATTCGGAGAAAAAGTGGAATTGAAAAACCTGAATTCCTTTGCCTTTGTACAAAAAGGGCTTGAATTTGAAGAAAAACGTCAGGAGAAAGCGTTATTATCCGGTGGAGAGATTCTGCAGGAGACACGGCGCTATGACGAGAAGACGAAAGAAACGATTCTCATGCGTGTAAAAGAAGGATCTGATGACTACCGTTACTTCCCGGAACCAGATCTTTTGCCGCTATTTATTGATGAGGAATGGAAAGAACGAATCCGGGGAGAAATTCCGGAGCTTCCGGATGCAAGGAAAGAACGCTACATGGAGGAACTGGGATTGTCGGAATATGATGCTGCTGTTTTAACGAATTCCAAGCAGATGGCTGACTTTTTCGAAGAGGCAGTACAGCATGGTGCCGCTATTAAGCAGGCTTCAAACTGGTTAATGGGTGAAGTTTCGGCCTACATGAACAAGCACCAGAAAGAGCTTAACGACCTACAGGTAACTCCTCAAAGTTTAGCCGACATGATTCAATTGATCGAGGATGGCACGTTATCTTCGAAGATGGCGAAGAAGGTGTTCGCTGAATTAGTTGAAAATGGCGGTGATCCGGAGACAATTGTGAAAGAAAAAGGACTTGTCCAAATTTCCGATGAAGGTCAGTTAAAAGAAATTATCTCGGGTGTTCTGGATGAAAATGAACAATCCATCAGTGATTACAAAGATGGCAAAGGAAAAGCGTTAGGCTTCCTTGTCGGACAGGTTATGAAAGCAAGCAAAGGTCAGGCCAATCCACCTATGGTTAATAAGATTCTTGTAGAAGAAATCGATAAACGATAA
- a CDS encoding diacylglycerol kinase → MRKARIIYNPTSGREIFKKELPTVLERLEIAGYETSAHATTREGDATDAARAAVERKYDLIVVAGGDGTINEVINGIAEQANRPKLGIIPGGTTNDFARALNIPRDIQKAVDIILADQSMFLDIGKVNGHYFMNIAGGGKLTELTYDVPSKLKTMLGHLAYYVKGIEMLPSLKPIQTKIEYDGNVIDEDIMLFLVANTNSVGGFEKLAPDAKLNDGYFDLLILRKTNLADFIRIATLALRGLHLESENIIYVQAKNINVSTDEKMQLNIDGEFGGLLPGEFVNLQQHIELLVSDKLLEKEDY, encoded by the coding sequence ATGCGAAAAGCCCGAATCATTTATAATCCGACATCCGGTCGAGAAATTTTTAAAAAAGAATTACCTACTGTGTTGGAACGACTTGAAATTGCTGGGTATGAAACATCTGCCCATGCGACAACCCGTGAAGGCGATGCAACAGATGCTGCTAGAGCGGCTGTAGAACGGAAATATGATCTAATTGTTGTTGCTGGAGGAGATGGCACGATTAATGAAGTGATCAATGGTATAGCAGAGCAAGCGAACAGACCGAAACTTGGTATTATTCCAGGTGGAACGACGAACGACTTTGCTCGTGCATTAAACATTCCGCGTGATATTCAGAAAGCGGTTGATATCATTTTAGCGGATCAATCGATGTTTTTAGATATTGGAAAAGTAAATGGTCATTATTTCATGAATATTGCCGGTGGCGGAAAGTTAACGGAGCTTACTTATGATGTTCCAAGTAAGTTAAAAACAATGCTTGGCCATCTTGCTTATTATGTCAAAGGGATCGAGATGCTTCCATCCTTAAAGCCCATACAGACCAAAATAGAATATGATGGGAATGTCATTGATGAAGACATCATGCTGTTTCTAGTAGCTAACACGAATTCGGTCGGTGGGTTTGAAAAGCTTGCACCAGATGCCAAACTTAATGATGGTTATTTTGATTTACTGATTTTACGTAAGACGAATTTGGCAGACTTTATTCGAATTGCAACACTGGCATTGCGTGGTCTCCATTTGGAAAGTGAAAACATCATTTATGTACAAGCTAAAAATATAAACGTGTCAACAGATGAAAAAATGCAATTAAATATAGATGGGGAATTTGGTGGGTTGCTGCCAGGAGAATTCGTCAATCTGCAGCAGCATATTGAATTACTGGTATCGGATAAACTTCTAGAGAAAGAAGACTACTAA